In Tachysurus fulvidraco isolate hzauxx_2018 chromosome 1, HZAU_PFXX_2.0, whole genome shotgun sequence, a single window of DNA contains:
- the slc1a2a gene encoding excitatory amino acid transporter 2a, with protein sequence MEKQVEVRMHECNFEAPASPPGPACGGLFNKFMKNLLLALTILGVIVGSVAGVLLRYASPLHPDIIMIIAFPGDILMRMLKMVILPLIISSLITGLAGLDAKSSGRLGTRAMVYYMTTTIIAAVLGVLLVLAIHPGHPKIKSNLGEGKKNDDVSTLDAFFDLIRNLFPENLVQACFQQIQTVTNKVEVSTPHHQHYHHHQHHPHRFGRNSTKWATKYVMKKSLQFKSGMNVLGLIGFFVAFGICMGKMGEKAKLLMDFFNILNEIVMRLVGMIMWYSPVGIGCLICGKIISINDLEMVAKQLGMYMLTVIVGLIIHGGIFLPLIYFVIVRKNPFTFFMGIFQAWVTALGTASSAGTLPVTFRCLEENLGIDKRVTRFVLPVGATINMDGTALYEAVAAIFIAQMNGIKLDPGQVVTVSLTATLASVGAASIPSAGLVTMLLILTAVGLPTQDISLLVAVDWLLDRFRTSVNVIGDSYGAGIVYHLTKDELDTFDAQQIKTDGFEMTKSQSSYENNTNHGVYASYNSCPQVLIDDCKINLTPNGSPAVFSVTEEDPWTQE encoded by the exons ATGGAGAAGCAAGTTGAAGTTCGAATGCATGAGTGTAATTTTGAAGCTCCAGCTTCTCCTCCAGGACCAGCGTGCGGAGGTCTCTTTAACAAATTCATGAAGAACTTGCTTCTAGCACTCACAATTCTTG gTGTGATTGTAGGCTCGGTGGCTGGTGTCCTTCTGCGTTATGCATCTCCACTTCATCCAGATATTATCATGATCATCGCCTtccctggtgatattctcatgaGAATGTTGAAGATGGTGATTTTGCCTCTGATCATCTCCAGTTTAATCACAG GTCTGGCAGGTTTAGACGCCAAATCTAGCGGTCGTCTCGGCACCAGAGCCATGGTGTATTACATGACCACAACCATCATTGCAGCAGTGCTGGGGGTGCTTCTGGTGCTGGCTATCCACCCGGGTCACCCCAAAATAAAATCCAACTTGGGAGAGGGCAAGAAGAACGATGATGTGTCCACATTAGATGCCTTTTTTGACCTTATACGAAATCTTTTTCCAGAGAATTTAGTACAGGCCTGCTTTCAACAG atcCAGACCGTTACAAATAAAGTAGAGGTATCAACACCTCATCATCAacattaccatcatcatcaacatcatcctCATCGGTTTGGACGAAATAGCACCAAGTGGGCAACAAAATATGTTATGAAGAAATCTCTCCAGTTCAAGAGTGGCATGAATGTCTTGG GGCTCATTGGTTTCTTTGTGGCTTTTGGAATCTGCATGGGAAAGATGGGTGAGAAAGCCAAGCTGCTGATGGACTTCTTCAACATTCTCAACGAAATCGTCATGAGACTTGTCGGCATGATTATGTG GTATTCTCCTGTTGGGATTGGGTGCCTGATCTGTGGCAAGATTATTTCAATTAACGACCTGGAGATGGTAGCCAAGCAGTTAGGGATGTACATGCTCACAGTCATTGTGGGCCTCATCATCCATGGTGGGATCTTTCTCCCACTGATATATTTTGTCATTGTTCGAAAGAAcccttttacattttttatgggCATATTTCAAGCTTGGGTGACCGCATTAGGAACAGCTTCCAG TGCTGGTACACTGCCTGTTACGTTTCGTTGCCTGGAGGAAAACTTGGGCATTGATAAAAGAGTTACTCGATTTGTGCTTCCTGTTGGAGCGACCATCAACATGGATGGTACAGCACTTTATGAGGCGGTAGCAGCCATTTTTATCGCACAGATGAATGGAATAAAACTTGACCCAGGTCAGGTTGTTACAGTCAG CCTCACAGCTACTCTTGCTAGTGTGGGAGCTGCCAGTATTCCCAGTGCTGGCCTGGTTACCATGCTGCTCATCCTCACCGCTGTGGGACTGCCCACCCAAGACATCAGCTTACTGGTCGCTGTTGACTGGCTTCT GGATCGCTTCCGAACGTCAGTCAATGTTATTGGAGACTCGTATGGAGCGGGCATCGTGTACCACCTCACCAAAGATGAGCTTGACACTTTTGATGCCCAGCAGATAAAAACAGATGGCTTTGAGATGACCAAATCACAATCCTCCTATGAGAATAACACAAACCATGGTGTATATGCATCGTACAACTCCTGTCCACAAGTACTAATAGATGACTGCAAG ATCAACTTGACCCCAAATGGCTCCCCTGCTGTCTTTTCTGTTACTGAGGAGGACCCTTGGACACAAGAGTAA
- the cd44a gene encoding uncharacterized protein cd44a isoform X3, with protein sequence MTQVYKRGEAPFHFSHTEKFGSEAALRLHRAHPAALTMHTILFLVVTSGLLLLQTTQGLNANVEPDAEFLEEAMADGFLVSNDGKYKTEKTQDKNNAIITHDSSNSKEKSSLFQKDSVPTETIALKSPEASTELTSENTKELPKNENAADLITFVSNQTTTLFPEEKSEGSGNVPNWVLEESFLSRLSIPVYGSEEDGESGMGPEAPTSDWLTTIPSVIVNEEVIPKHINNVEKPMEESSPEPTVKVSSPFKPDQFKKSAKEPDALVKEGTPVWLLILALCLTLGAVICVFVGIATKDMWYGPSKKCLSIDSTEPKKYEEYDKAATLPLSEKEIVALMSSQKTEMKETDYTMISLEEVPEKEYLM encoded by the exons ATGACTCAAGTTTATAAAAGAGGTGAGGCGCCTTTCCACTTCTCACACACTGAAAAGTTTGGCTCTGAAGCTGCTCTAAGACTGCATCGTGCACACCCAGCAGCATTAACAATGCACACAATTCTGTTTCTTGTGGTCACATCTGGACTGCTGTTACTTCAGACAACTCAGG GACTGAATGCAAATGTGGAACCAGATGCAGAATTCCTAGAAGAGGCAATGGCTGACGGTTTCTTAGTCAGCAATGATGGGAAATACAAAACTGAGAAAACACAGGATAAAAACAATGCCATTATTACACATGATTCATCAAACTCAAAGGAAAAATCTTCCCTGTTTCAGAAGGATAGTGTGCCAACAGAAACTATAGCCCTGAAAAGCCCTGAGGCTAGTACTGAGCTCACCAGTGAAAATACTAAGGAGCTTCCAAAGAATGAAAATGCTGCTGATTTGATTACATTTGTCTCAAACCAAACCACCACGCTGTTCCCTGAGGAGAAGAGCGAAGGCTCTGGTAACGTTCCGAATTGGGTTCTTGAGGAATCTTTCTTGAGCAGATTGTCGATACCCGTCTACGGTTCAG AAGAGGATGGTGAATCTGGTATGGGGCCTGAAGCTCCTACCTCAGACTGGTTGACGACTATCCCATCCGTTATTGTAAATGAAGAAGTCATtccaaaacacataaacaatgTAGAAAAACCTATGGAAGAAAGTAGTCCAGAGCCAACAGTGAAAG TGTCTTCCCCGTTCAAACCAGATCAATTTAAGAAATCTGCAAAGGAACCTGATGCACTGGTCAAAGAAGGCACACCGG TTTGGCTTCTTATCTTAGCATTATGCCTGACTCTTGGAGCTGTTATCTGTGTGTTCGTTGGGATCGCCACCAAAGACAT GTGGTATGGGCCTAGTAAGAAATGCCTCAGTATCGACTCCACTGAGCCAAAGAAATATGAGGAATATGACAAAGCAGCAACTCTGCCCCTGTCAGAGAAGGAGATTGTGGCTCTCATGAGCTcacaaaagacagaaatgaaagaaacagaCTATACCATGATCAGCCTTGAAGAAGTTCCAGAAAAGGAATATCTGATGTAA
- the cd44a gene encoding uncharacterized protein cd44a isoform X1 produces the protein MTQVYKRGEAPFHFSHTEKFGSEAALRLHRAHPAALTMHTILFLVVTSGLLLLQTTQGLNANVEPDAEFLEEAMADGFLVSNDGKYKTEKTQDKNNAIITHDSSNSKEKSSLFQKDSVPTETIALKSPEASTELTSENTKELPKNENAADLITFVSNQTTTLFPEEKSEGSGNVPNWVLEESFLSRLSIPVYGSGDSSMLLEIPDEKQDKDLQFTTTVFNSVDLKIPTLLSEEDGESGMGPEAPTSDWLTTIPSVIVNEEVIPKHINNVEKPMEESSPEPTVKVSSPFKPDQFKKSAKEPDALVKEGTPVWLLILALCLTLGAVICVFVGIATKDMWYGPSKKCLSIDSTEPKKYEEYDKAATLPLSEKEIVALMSSQKTEMKETDYTMISLEEVPEKEYLM, from the exons ATGACTCAAGTTTATAAAAGAGGTGAGGCGCCTTTCCACTTCTCACACACTGAAAAGTTTGGCTCTGAAGCTGCTCTAAGACTGCATCGTGCACACCCAGCAGCATTAACAATGCACACAATTCTGTTTCTTGTGGTCACATCTGGACTGCTGTTACTTCAGACAACTCAGG GACTGAATGCAAATGTGGAACCAGATGCAGAATTCCTAGAAGAGGCAATGGCTGACGGTTTCTTAGTCAGCAATGATGGGAAATACAAAACTGAGAAAACACAGGATAAAAACAATGCCATTATTACACATGATTCATCAAACTCAAAGGAAAAATCTTCCCTGTTTCAGAAGGATAGTGTGCCAACAGAAACTATAGCCCTGAAAAGCCCTGAGGCTAGTACTGAGCTCACCAGTGAAAATACTAAGGAGCTTCCAAAGAATGAAAATGCTGCTGATTTGATTACATTTGTCTCAAACCAAACCACCACGCTGTTCCCTGAGGAGAAGAGCGAAGGCTCTGGTAACGTTCCGAATTGGGTTCTTGAGGAATCTTTCTTGAGCAGATTGTCGATACCCGTCTACGGTTCAGGTGACTCAAGCATGCTTTTAGAGATTCCCGATGAGAAGCAAGACAAGGATCTTCAGTTTACCACTACTGTCTTTAATTCTGTCGATCTTAAAATCCCTACACTTTTATCAGAAGAGGATGGTGAATCTGGTATGGGGCCTGAAGCTCCTACCTCAGACTGGTTGACGACTATCCCATCCGTTATTGTAAATGAAGAAGTCATtccaaaacacataaacaatgTAGAAAAACCTATGGAAGAAAGTAGTCCAGAGCCAACAGTGAAAG TGTCTTCCCCGTTCAAACCAGATCAATTTAAGAAATCTGCAAAGGAACCTGATGCACTGGTCAAAGAAGGCACACCGG TTTGGCTTCTTATCTTAGCATTATGCCTGACTCTTGGAGCTGTTATCTGTGTGTTCGTTGGGATCGCCACCAAAGACAT GTGGTATGGGCCTAGTAAGAAATGCCTCAGTATCGACTCCACTGAGCCAAAGAAATATGAGGAATATGACAAAGCAGCAACTCTGCCCCTGTCAGAGAAGGAGATTGTGGCTCTCATGAGCTcacaaaagacagaaatgaaagaaacagaCTATACCATGATCAGCCTTGAAGAAGTTCCAGAAAAGGAATATCTGATGTAA
- the cd44a gene encoding uncharacterized protein cd44a isoform X2 — MTQVYKRGEAPFHFSHTEKFGSEAALRLHRAHPAALTMHTILFLVVTSGLLLLQTTQGLNANVEPDAEFLEEAMADGFLVSNDGKYKTEKTQDKNNAIITHDSSNSKEKSSLFQKDSVPTETIALKSPEASTELTSENTKELPKNENAADLITFVSNQTTTLFPEEKSEGSGNVPNWVLEESFLSRLSIPVYGSGDSSMLLEIPDEKQDKDLQFTTTVFNSVDLKIPTLLSEEDGESGMGPEAPTSDWLTTIPSVIVNEEVIPKHINNVEKPMEESSPEPTVKDQFKKSAKEPDALVKEGTPVWLLILALCLTLGAVICVFVGIATKDMWYGPSKKCLSIDSTEPKKYEEYDKAATLPLSEKEIVALMSSQKTEMKETDYTMISLEEVPEKEYLM, encoded by the exons ATGACTCAAGTTTATAAAAGAGGTGAGGCGCCTTTCCACTTCTCACACACTGAAAAGTTTGGCTCTGAAGCTGCTCTAAGACTGCATCGTGCACACCCAGCAGCATTAACAATGCACACAATTCTGTTTCTTGTGGTCACATCTGGACTGCTGTTACTTCAGACAACTCAGG GACTGAATGCAAATGTGGAACCAGATGCAGAATTCCTAGAAGAGGCAATGGCTGACGGTTTCTTAGTCAGCAATGATGGGAAATACAAAACTGAGAAAACACAGGATAAAAACAATGCCATTATTACACATGATTCATCAAACTCAAAGGAAAAATCTTCCCTGTTTCAGAAGGATAGTGTGCCAACAGAAACTATAGCCCTGAAAAGCCCTGAGGCTAGTACTGAGCTCACCAGTGAAAATACTAAGGAGCTTCCAAAGAATGAAAATGCTGCTGATTTGATTACATTTGTCTCAAACCAAACCACCACGCTGTTCCCTGAGGAGAAGAGCGAAGGCTCTGGTAACGTTCCGAATTGGGTTCTTGAGGAATCTTTCTTGAGCAGATTGTCGATACCCGTCTACGGTTCAGGTGACTCAAGCATGCTTTTAGAGATTCCCGATGAGAAGCAAGACAAGGATCTTCAGTTTACCACTACTGTCTTTAATTCTGTCGATCTTAAAATCCCTACACTTTTATCAGAAGAGGATGGTGAATCTGGTATGGGGCCTGAAGCTCCTACCTCAGACTGGTTGACGACTATCCCATCCGTTATTGTAAATGAAGAAGTCATtccaaaacacataaacaatgTAGAAAAACCTATGGAAGAAAGTAGTCCAGAGCCAACAGTGAAAG ATCAATTTAAGAAATCTGCAAAGGAACCTGATGCACTGGTCAAAGAAGGCACACCGG TTTGGCTTCTTATCTTAGCATTATGCCTGACTCTTGGAGCTGTTATCTGTGTGTTCGTTGGGATCGCCACCAAAGACAT GTGGTATGGGCCTAGTAAGAAATGCCTCAGTATCGACTCCACTGAGCCAAAGAAATATGAGGAATATGACAAAGCAGCAACTCTGCCCCTGTCAGAGAAGGAGATTGTGGCTCTCATGAGCTcacaaaagacagaaatgaaagaaacagaCTATACCATGATCAGCCTTGAAGAAGTTCCAGAAAAGGAATATCTGATGTAA